Proteins co-encoded in one Periophthalmus magnuspinnatus isolate fPerMag1 chromosome 20, fPerMag1.2.pri, whole genome shotgun sequence genomic window:
- the ythdf3 gene encoding YTH domain-containing family protein 3 → MSATTVDQRPKGQGNKVQNGSMHQKDGVNDDDFEPYLSGQTNQSNSYPPMSDPYMPSYYAPSIGFPYSLGEAAWSTAGDPPMPYLTTYGQMSNGEPHFIPDGVFSQPGALGNTPPFLSQHGFNFFPGNADFSTWGTSVSQGQSTQSSVYSNSYGYAPSSLGRAITDGQGGFGSDTQLSKVPVLSSIEQGMAGLKLGTDMVAAVTKTVGSPLGATPGMSSMAANNLPPSISSSAPKPASWAAIAKKPAKPQPKVKPKANMGMVGGVTIPPPPIKHNMNIGTWDDKGSLNKAPLAQTMMPPQQLVQQPLLAQPPALLQSPLPPQPQHQPQHQPFQLQSLQSPQHPLPPGPPHLHIPSQPGPPQHLHHHHHHHQPPQQPGPPPNRWVAPRNRGDGFGFGGGVPLSASPCSGEVHPVLEKLRALNNFNPKDFDWNLKNGRVFIIKSYSEDDIHRSIKYSIWCSTEHGNKRLDGAYRSLGNKGPLYLLFSVNGSGHFCGVAEMRSPVDYNAYAGVWSQDKWKGKFEVKWIFIKDVPNNQLRHIRLENNDNKPVTNSRDTQEVPLEKAKQVLKIIATYKHTTSIFDDFAHYEKRQEEEEALRKERNRSKQ, encoded by the exons ATGTCTGCCACCACTGTCGACCAG AGGCCAAAAGGACAAGGAAATAAAG TGCAAAACGGATCAATGCATCAAAAAGATGGTGTGAATGATGATGACTTTGAACCTTACCTAAGCGGCCAGACAAATCAA AGTAATAGCTATCCACCAATGTCTGATCCCTATATGCCCAGCTACTATGCTCCATCCATTGGTTTTCCCTACTCTCTGGGAGAAGCAGCTTGGTCCACAGCTGGAGACCCTCCAATGCCATACCTTACtacctatggacagatgagcaATGGCGAGCCCCATTTTATACCTGATGGAGTGTTCAGCCAACCAGGTGCTCTTGGGAATACTCCTCCTTTCCTTAGTCAACATGGTTTCAACTTTTTTCCTGGAAATGCAGACTTTTCTACCTGGGGTACCAGTGTCTCTCAGGGTCAGTCCACACAAAGCTCAGTATACAGTAACAGCTATGGGTACGCTCCCAGTTCTCTGGGCCGGGCCATCACTGATGGACAAGGAGGGTTTGGAAGTGACACTCAACTTAGTAAGGTACCAGTGCTAAGCAGCATTGAGCAGGGTATGGCAGGGCTAAAACTGGGTACAGACATGGTGGCCGCAGTCACCAAAACCGTGGGCTCACCTTTAGGGGCCACACCGGGCATGAGCAGCATGGCAGCAAACAACCTCCCCCCATCTATCAGCTCATCTGCACCTAAACCTGCCTCCTGGGCAGCTATTGCCAAGAAGCCTGCCAAACCACAACCTAAAGTCAAACCAAAAGCCAATATGGGTATGGTGGGAGGAGTCACCATCCCTCCCCCTCCCATAAagcacaacatgaacattggGACATGGGATGACAAGGGCTCCCTGAACAAGGCTCCGTTAGCTCAGACCATGATGCCCCCTCAGCAGCTGGTTCAACAGCCGCTCCTGGCCCAGCCCCCAGCGTTACTGCAAAGCCCCCTGCCCCCTCAGCCTCAACACCAACCACAGCACCAGCCCTTCCAGCTGCAGTCCCTCCAGTCACCCCAACACCCTCTGCCCCCTGGCCCCCCACACCTGCATATCCCTTCCCAGCCGGGACCCCCACAGCAtctccatcatcatcatcaccatcaccaGCCACCTCAGCAGCCTGGCCCACCCCCAAACCGCTGGGTGGCTCCCAGGAACCGGGGTGATGGCTTTGGTTTCGGTGGGGGTGTCCCATTGAGCGCCTCTCCTTGCTCCGGAGAAGTGCACCCTGTATTAGAGAAACTACGTGCTCTCAACAACTTCAATCCCAAAGACTTTGACTGGAACTTGAAAAATGGACGTGTTTTCATTATCAAGAGTTATTCTGAAGATGACATCCACCGCTCAATTAAATACTCAATCTGGTGTAGTACAGAACATGGAAACAAGCGCTTGGATGGTGCCTACCGCTCCCTGGGCAACAAGGGTCCACTGTACCTGCTGTTCAGTGTCAACGGCAGTGGGCATTTTTGTGGCGTAGCTGAGATGCGCTCCCCTGTGGACTACAATGCCTATGCAGGCGTATGGTCTCAGGACAAGTGGAAGGGCAAGTTTGAAGTAAAATGGATTTTCATTAAAGATGTGCCCAACAACCAGCTACGACACATTCGACTAGAGAACAATGACAACAAGCCAGTGACCAACTCCAGGGACACGCAAGAGGTGCCTCTGGAGAAGGCCAAACAAGTGCTTAAAATTATCGCCACTTACAAGCATACCACCTCAATCTTTGATGATTTTGCACATTATGAAAAACgtcaggaagaagaggaggctcTGAGGAAG